AGACGGACTTCGCTTATTCCGAGGCCCCGAGCTTTCTCGATTACAGCCCGGGTGAGAGCCTGTCCCAGGCCTTGTCCTCGGTATCGGGGGTCGATAATCACCCTTCCCAGGCGGGCCGCACGACCTTGCATGGTGAGGTCGAAATGTCCCCACGCGGCCTGATGTTCGTCATCTGCTGCCATCCAAGCGCTCAGACCTGGTCTCTTTGCGAGCTCTTCGAACTGTCCCACGGTAGGCGGCCAAACCAGGCTCGGACCGGCGAATAGGTACAACGCGGCGGCGTCGGGCACCCACTCCACAAGACGCGCATAGTCGGCAGCAGTTACAGGACGGGTCACAACCATGTCAAAGACAATAGTGTGCCTGTCATCGGTGCGCGCTGGGGGGATCGGCAAACGGGCATCTGCGCGGTCCTCACTAAGACTCCCGGTGTCTCGTAGCCGATCTCTCTCGTAACGTGGGATACAAGCCAGTGAGCTCGATCATGACAACCGCAAAAGCTGCACTGACGCGGCCGATCCGGTCAGCTACCTAGGGAGATGTGGCCCGCCGCCCAGCGTGCTGAACCTCAGTCGAGAACGCGCCATTCGCGTACGAACTCCTCGACGGTCTTGGTTTCGAGGTCGCGGCGCACGGTGTCCAAGAGGACGTGGGGGTCGCCGACGTCAGCGGCAGTGCGTAGAACCTCGGCCCCGCCCGCGCGCCGGCGGATGACAAGGTCGGCATCGACGTCGACGTCACCCCATGCTGCGCGAACCAATGCCCACGCCCGACGAAGTAGGAGTCGAGTGCGCGTGCCCGATGGCTCCTCGAGCTCTGCGATGAGGTGGTTTGAGGCGCGTTCCATTCCAATATCTTGTCGCATAGCGGAGCGCCCCTGTCAGTCGGACGTGTCTTGCAACCTCAGCGTGTCGGAACCCATGACATGTGAGACACAGAGTGCCCTCGCCTGAGCCGCGAGAGGCGCGGCGTCGGAATGCAGAGCGGCGATACCCTCGACATCATGAGACCACTCGCCCAGACTTACGCATCCGCCGGCCTTGCCTTGATTCTGGTCACCGGTCTCTCCGGATGCGTTGCTCCAACTCAACCCGAGACGGGCACCAAGAACGAATTGGCAACCTGCGACGAAATTCTGCCGGGAAAATTGCCTCAGGACCTCTTCGGGAGATCCGCCACGGTCGTGCAACTCCACGAAAAGGAGCCTGACGCAGTCGACCCCCTCGTCGACAAAATGGTTACCGATGGCATAGCCTGCGGGGGCCTCCTCAACGAAACCGTGATGTCCGATGGCGCTGTGGTCATTGGCCAACTGGCGATGGATGAGAATCAGTGGTCCGCGACTCAGTCCAAGTTCACCGAGGACGGTCATGAGGTGGCCGATGAGATCGTCCAAGGATGGGTGTACGTGTCTAAGCCCGGCGCCGACCCGACACTTGGCAGCGGCTTCGCTTGGCGCGACGGGGTGCTCTACTACGTACAAAATCCCTTCTTGCTTGCGCTCGTGTCACCCTTCGCTTCAGAATTCGCCGAGAATGCCCCTGCGTCATGACCGTTTGAGGAACGGAACAGACAGCGGTTCTTGCAACAGGCGAGCCAGAACGCGGCGCTGTGGCTATGGAAGGTTTCCGGTTGAAGCGGTGAGGTCGGCCAGGGTCGGCTCGGCCCGCCTGGCGAGGACTTGTCTCGTTGGTTCCGCTCTGACAGCAGGTGACCGACGGCATAAAATCCGGTTGCTACTCGTTCGCGGCATAGGCGTAATCAGTCACTGCCCGTGCCTTTAGATCAGAAGAGGCTGGTCGCGCTGATCCACGACACGTTGTAGGTAGCGGGGGTGTTGCATACGGTGACGGGGCTTTCCAGCGTTATGGTCCGCGACGAATCCCAGTTGGGTGGACTCACTTTGGCCACATCGGCGACGGCGGTGGCACAGTCGTACGCTCCGGCATTGCTGAAATGGATGGTGCTGTAAGCAGACGCTCCAGGAGCGAGTTGCACCACCTCCGGCATGCCGCTGTCCGCCGCGCGCTTCCCAACGACTGCCCCCGTAGCGCTGTCCGCGAGGTTGAAGATGGAAGGCGGTCCCTCAACCAAACAGTCGTCGCCGCTGGTGTTAGTAAACGTGATCTCGGAGAAGAACGAACCGGCTCCGCTGGCCATCGGCTGTGCGGCGATGGAGATATCCAGGTCGTCTCCGCCACACTCAGCGGCTTCGCCGGGGATCGGCGTCACATCCGGGTCAATTGCGGTGACCGATGCTTCGTCAGTGGGCTCGGACTCCACTGGATCAGGCGCTTCGGGCGAAGCGGAAGCAAAAGAGGGCGACGGCGTCGAAGGCTCTGCCTCACCGCTCACCTGGCCAGCACACCCAGTCAGAAAGAAAATGACGGCTATTCCGGAGCAGAGTGCAGAAGTTCTCTTCATGATCTTCCTCGAAGGGTCGTGGTGTCAGTTGATGCATGCGCCTGCGGTGTACGACTTCTGGGCGGCGGTCTCGGGTGATGGGTCCTAGAGGTACGTTATCTATGACACCCCCACGTGTCTCGTAATCCTCGTGTCTTAAAACCCATGGGATACGAGACGGTGGTGTCGAT
This is a stretch of genomic DNA from Cryobacterium soli. It encodes these proteins:
- a CDS encoding DUF4232 domain-containing protein; protein product: MKRTSALCSGIAVIFFLTGCAGQVSGEAEPSTPSPSFASASPEAPDPVESEPTDEASVTAIDPDVTPIPGEAAECGGDDLDISIAAQPMASGAGSFFSEITFTNTSGDDCLVEGPPSIFNLADSATGAVVGKRAADSGMPEVVQLAPGASAYSTIHFSNAGAYDCATAVADVAKVSPPNWDSSRTITLESPVTVCNTPATYNVSWISATSLF
- a CDS encoding GNAT family N-acetyltransferase is translated as MVVTRPVTAADYARLVEWVPDAAALYLFAGPSLVWPPTVGQFEELAKRPGLSAWMAADDEHQAAWGHFDLTMQGRAARLGRVIIDPRYRGQGLGQALTRAVIEKARGLGISEVRLAVVTDNEPAVKAYRRAGFKEILDPERPHFTAMAYPISDRP